The segment AGGTAAATGGTGTCGCTCAGAAAGTCGCTGAAGAGTTGCTGCCAAAGCTTTTTGCCAGTTTCAGCATCGAAGCAGACAACCCCTTCCTGCAGATCGGCACCCTCCCCCAGATAGCCCATGATGTACACCTTGCCGTTGGCGATGACGGAGGTGGATTGGCCGGGGAGATCAGCAACCCAGAGTGGGTGTTGCGGGTCTATGGTGTCGGGAAGACCTTTTTCAAGGGAAGTTCCGTTCTGTTGAGGACCACGCCAATTCAGCCATCCCTTTGCGGGAGCGGCCACAGTAGTCGAGGTGAATGAGGAGCCCGTGAGAAAAAGTCCGAAAACGCCAACCGCAATTCGAGTCGTCAGTTTCATAGCCGAATTTAGAAGCATCCGGGCCACACACATCCCACATGGGCAGTTGGGCGGCCAAGCCTAATTTACTTCCAAGAGTTGCTGCATTATTCTACATAGCAGGAAGTAAATCAACAAAAATACTACTCATACGTAATAATATGTCTAACGACGGAAGTGTCAAAAGCAAGCCGCAGGAAATCCAAGCCACTGTTGCGCTACCCATCGATGCCCCGGAAAGACGTCGCCTGCCGCTTTTATTACGTCGTTGCTGGTATGGCCTGAATCAAACTTTTCGACGAAGAATAGCCCATCTGGAAATTACCCCCGATCAGTTCACGGTCATGCGGACCTTGCAGGAAGGAAATCCCAAGGGATTAACCCAGCGCGAACTTACGGACCTGATGAGCAGCGATCCAAATACTATCGCGTCACTTTTAGAGCGCATGGAAGCACTTGGCCTGGTGGAACGCCATCCCCACGAAACAGATCGTCGCGCCTACCAAATCCAACTCAAGCCGGTCGGCAAGCAAAAGTATGAGGAGGCACGGGAGATCGCAGTGAGCTTGCAGAAAGAAATTCTGGCGGTGTTGCCCGAAGCAAAACGTGAGGAGTTTTTGGAACACCTGGCTCTGATAGCTGGCGCCTGTCGCGTTGTGTCAGAGAAAACGACGGCTCGGACTACCTAGACAGGTTGAATGCGGGATGCATTCGGGCAGGAAACAATTTGGCGGCCGAATGCTGAATCATTTATTGCCGAGGACCTGGCGCAAAGTGCGTAAAAGAGTCTCCGCCTTATAGGGCTTTGCGAGGACGGCCTTTACACCTGTAGCTTCCCAATTTTTGGAGAAGTTCCCGCTTGCGGCGACAATTTTTACTTCAGGATGCATTTTTCTTAACCGCTCGATCATGACCATGCCATCCATAATCGGCATCATCATATCGGTGAGAACGACGGCAATTTCCGATTGCCGCTGCCGGTAGATGGCCAGGGCTTCGGCTCCGTCATTTGCAGTAATTACCTGATAGCCGAACGATTGCAGGGCCTTCTGCGTGGCCTTTCGCACCGCTGCCTCATCTTCGACCAACATCACCAACTCGCCATTGCCTTTGACAAAGTTCGCGGTTTCCTGCGTGTCTGCAGCTGACACGGAATCCAGGCTCGTCTGCGAGGGCAGGTAAACCGTGAACGTGCTTCCCTTTTCTAATTCACTGCTGACATCAACAAATCCACCGTGGCTTTTGACGATGGCCAACATCGTCGAAAGCCCCAAGCCGCTGCCTTTGCCAATCTCCTTCGTGGTAAAGAAAGGCTCGAAAATGCGCGCCTTCACTTCCGGTGCAATCCCGGTGCCAGTATCCGTCACTCTTAATGCGACATAAGATCCCGGTTTCGCATGGGGACTCACAGCCTTATACTTATCATCCAATAAGACGCTCTCCGCGGACAATACCAGTGTACCACCATCGGGCATCGCATCACGCGCATTAACGCACAAGTTCAAAAGTATCTGGTGCAATTGGGTGGGATCCCCCACGAGACAGGCAACACTGGGTTCCATCCGTTTTTGAATGCGAATCGACTTCGGAAAAGTTTCACCCATGATCTTTTCCATTTCTTCCAGCAACCTGGCCACTGAAATGGTGATGCGATCCCCTTGCACACCGCGGGCATAGGATAATACCTGCTTGATCATGTCCGCTCCGCGGTTTGCGCTGCCCTCAAGCGTCTCCAACACCTCGGTCGTCTCCGGCTCCGGA is part of the Pedosphaera parvula Ellin514 genome and harbors:
- a CDS encoding MarR family winged helix-turn-helix transcriptional regulator; protein product: MSNDGSVKSKPQEIQATVALPIDAPERRRLPLLLRRCWYGLNQTFRRRIAHLEITPDQFTVMRTLQEGNPKGLTQRELTDLMSSDPNTIASLLERMEALGLVERHPHETDRRAYQIQLKPVGKQKYEEAREIAVSLQKEILAVLPEAKREEFLEHLALIAGACRVVSEKTTARTT